The DNA window TACATGTCCTgcaacacaaacataaaataatgggGTTCCCCAAACTGGGTGTTTGTGCACTATGGCAAAGACTTTTAATTTGGACTAGAGTGAAGCTTTAAACTTCCAGCTGGAGATCTGAAAGAGGTGTAAAAATATACTGCAAGCcatccacagtcaccagattCAGACCTCCAGAAACGTTCCTTCCATATGCAGCTTGGCATAGACACCGCTGTATAATTACAGTGTACATAAATAGCAGgagacatttttttcccatttattttgaTCTTGGTGTAAGGACAGAACCCGCTTTATAAGGAGGATGTGTTGCCCTCTGATTATAGAGTTCCAGCAAATTATACAGTCTGCTGCCTACTTACAGGGCACTGACAGGCTTTAATTGCACCTAGTGCTGTTTACTGCTGGTGGTAAGAACCTGACTAAGTGTTTAAATGGAATCTAGAGCATATTTCCAGTACATATTTAAATAAGTCTGGTCTTGTATAGAAATATGCTAACTATACATAGATTTAAGGGTAACAATAACACATTGATCAGACTACTTATATACCGCTGATCATATTGATAAATTATTGTTCAAAATGCAAGGCCTTACACAAAATCCTTTGTTAACGGGGATACAATTGCTTTGcagtcatgaaaaaaatgaatttccctTTTAATCAGTATTTGCACTACCATAAATAGAATTCACTGTTTTTATTCTCTAGCCCATGACCACAGACTTCTGTTTTAGGTTAGACTTTCCCAGAATCCTCTTTACCATGTTCTTGTACTTAGCTCAAATCCAATCTCTGTACTTTGTATAGAGCCTGGGGTCCAAATGCATGAAAACTGTTGCATTTTATATAGGTTTTCTATAAAAGTAGGTATCAAGGGCAACAAAACAAGTCTCTTAAACCCAGTTTCCTAAAATGTATCTGTCCTAATTTTATTCATTGGACTTTTGATTACAAGGAGTGGCCCTATAATTCTGCTCAAAGCAAAACCTAGGCATATAGTAAAACCAAGTTTGCAGTGCTGTTGATCTTGAATCTTCATTTAGACAGTGCAGTATAGCACAACAGCTCATTGCAAATCACAGATGTAAATCACCTGTACGATGTGCTGCTCTAACTCCAATATCAGTGCTTTATGGTGCATCCTATTCAGTCTAAACAAATAAGAATGACTGGCTGTGACTATAGGCTATTGCACTTTGCAAATTGCTCTGTGTTCATTGCATAAACCAAAGCATTTTCATTCTAAAAAATTTGAGGTTGGCCAGGATAAGCCACCCCGGCccaccaaaattaaaaaaaaggaaacttaatATTTAGTATAACTCTCCAAAATAAAATAGGCATATTATTGTGATCCTGtgaatataaaaaggaaactaTCTGCCAGATGTGATGTACAAGGGCAATTAtctaaaaacacacttacctagGACAAGTCTAGACTGTACATAATAAGAGCCAGATGTTGTGTGTAGCACTACACAACACAAAGCATATACAGTGtctaatacaaaaacacatttcaatagATGCTTTAGTCTTCCATTAACTGATAATTTAGCTTTAGAGGAGCAAGGACAGGCTTAACTCTGTTGGAGTCTGGTAACTAGCTCGGTACAACTTTACTACAGAGGTTCAACTGTCGTCTGAAACAGAAGTTTTACTCTTCCAGCTTCATATTCCATAAGTGCAAAACAAACTGGCAATTCAGTCGTGGAAAGCATGGGACTATTGACAGGTATGTGTTTTGCAGGGTGGCTTTATTGCTTGGGAATAAGCATTTACAGAACATGTTTGGGAATGGGGCTGTTCACACTTGTGCTGCACTACCATACTCCTGTATTCAGTACTCCAGGTATACTGTCAAGGGGTCACCTGAGATCCAACATTTAAAGTGCACATGAAAGGCTGGGAGTCTATTAATACAGCACAAATGTCTGAACTGACCTTAAAACCATTGcataatatttgcaaattaaGCAGCACGATTTCAAAGTTACCAAACTAGTTTCAAAGAGACAAATAAAGCTCCAACACCTAAAATCCTAATGCACTGGTTGCTTTTAGAAACTGGTTATTATATAAGGCCCATTGTAACAAGTATAAAATAAGTGAACACTTACTGTTCTGATCACTTGCATCTTCCAGGTGCCTGTAGATGTAGCCTTCCAAGTAGGACTGGAACTTTGGAGATGGTGAAAAGAAGCCCAAACTGATGGCAATAAGCTCCCATCCAAGGGACAGGCTCTTGTAAGACATGTTGTTGGTGGTTTGTCTCACCAGCTGCATGTACAACTCATCCCGTAAGCCCTGCAAGGTCCAACACTTAGTGACCAACACCAAAGCCACCTCATTTCTATCTGTCCTGGCCTGGCGGTCTCCCATGTATATCTGAACAAGCTTAAACATCTCGCAAGCCTCTTTCTTGATAACTCGATTACTGGTGATCAACATGGGCTTCTTAATCGAGCCTCCATTCCAGGAGAGCATGTTAGAAATTGATATTCTTCTTCGGAAGATACCCTGTGTGTGCATGTTCAGGTTCTTCGAGGCCCAGTCCACCATGCTGGTTTGAGAAAGTGGTTTCCTCAAAGTGGTGTATGGGAATTGGTAATTGGAGCCAAAAGGTCCTTGTCCGCGATTTTCACAGCTTGGATTGGCCTCCAGGGTTCCactctgtaagaaaaaaagaacatcgCTTGCATTTGCTTATAGTTCAATGAAACACAAagacatttaatatattgtattaaggAAAAATGATCAATAAAGGCAATTCATATTAACAAAGTTAATTGTTTTTCTGTCCTTGATAAGAATATGGACAAGTCTAAAAAACCATGTACAAAAAGTTTTATGATCCTTAAACTTCAATCTAAACTCAATCTCAAAAAGCCCAAAgccagagaaaaatatttttatttatagattaaacaggaaaaagaaaagaccTCTGAGATTTTTAGCGTGGTCATCACCTAGGAGGTCATAACCCCTCCTGGTTATAATGGGACAAGAAATGCCCCAAGGGATTACACCAAAGTAggaggacacagacaacaatataaACCTGGATTATATACAGACAAAACTGCAATATAAGCCTGACTTATATTGTCACCATTGGACAGATTCCACCCAATCCCAACAAGAAAATCAAGCCTTCCCCAGTAAGAAAAAGATGGTCATAGAACCTTTAAAGAGGCACCAACAATTTCACATAGGAAGTAAACCAGTACTACAgcctgcctgcagaaaactatcCAGGACGGAAATGGGGTTTCACATCTAGAACTTGGAACTTGGCATTCTTGAAAAACAATTcaacaattaaagcagaactttttaaaCTATTGTGATCAGGAAGGTCCTCTGTTGCAAATGGGATAGATTATGTcccgtctgcaataaaataaccttacctgtctgatcccatttctttttaaataaagtcacCTGTCCCCTTTCCGTCAcaggacaccgccatcttcttgTTTCGATCTTCGGCAACTTCCGCAGCAGGCGTGCATGAGTTCATTCGGCCACAATGGAAGCTAGGATATGCCAGGAATCCTGGCTTCCTATACTGAGCTGCATACgctcagctgttttttttagaagaCGACAGCGATCAGatagataagtatgttttattgcaaaaaggataGTGTCTGTGTCTTTCTGCAATGAATTGCAATTCTGCTTGATTCcagattttgaaagtggaactttagttcctctttaaaccccTAGCTGTAATATTTTAATTCTGTAATGTATAGCCCGTTTGTTTCTTGTTAGGAAAACAGGTAAAGGGTTGGGGGTTACAGGACCAGTTActctgcacaaggagagagaacaGTAGTGAGGGGTCTTTATTAAAGGAACCCATGCacaaatctggaagaaatacacagaCCAGGCCAAGATTCAAGTAACAATACACAAGCCTCTTGTATGTAGATTTGCTTATTACAACTTTAACCCAAATTCAGGGCAAGTTTTGTTTtcaattgggaaaaaaagaagggttaCATCCTCTGTTAGCCTTACTGCAAGATGCcgtctcacttcctgtccaagtgACTAAGGTTTTTATGATAGTGAAAGAAAATCATCCCAAAAAGGGATACAGAAAGTTGTAACAATATAACAAGATATTCTCACCCATCCCCACCCTATCTAAACCATTACATAAAAAATTTGGCTGGAACTACAGAGTCACCACACCTAAAGTCGACTTGTTTTCTTACAGAACAAGTTTAGACGGTCACGGTAGTGAATGTGCACACGTTCCTCTGGCTACACACCAATGGCTGAAAAACcacacacctgctgtgccctgGACTGTGGTCtatgctttttaaatagaatatatatcaAGCTGTGGCTGGAAAATTGGTTCCAGGTAAACTTTCAAATCAAAAATAGCTTAAGTAATATTTAGAGTCCATGTTTAAAGAAAAGGCTGagcagaaataaatataaaggacctgatttaatgaagatctccaagactaaagaagatagactatcatggaagagcTTGGGTAagccagcaaacttggaatggatttcttaaaatgatttggtagtaaagaggaactaaactcaaaactaaaaatacatttaccttcaatcccgcagggtagTCCGATCACTCCaagggtgtcctgcatcaggccCCGGCATCCGTCCCCTGAGCcagcgctctgggcgccgccatctttgtcctcTTTTCCAGGTTCttaatcctacgtcacccaacccaggcgccagattgggtgatgtaggatgaaaaaaaatttgctgatctcactgtacttgcgtgagatcggcaaatttttttctttgagcaaaaaggctctttctgtcccttttatgtaaagtgaattctgagtttaggtatgctttaaataggAAGTGGTTTCTATCCTGGACTagaccatttcaggtttgctggataacccaacttCTCCCTTccatctatcttttccagtcttggagctttaatatatctggCCCACAGTGTATCCATGTATCTATAcaccatataaaatattataaaagtggGATCAGCTGGAAAGCAAACTCCAAGTGTCACAACAAACACTCCTGAGCACAAAGCCTGCACGAGGGTTTAGCTAAAAATTGATATTTGGGTAGGCTTAGCTAAGGCTCCCAGTTTGTGACCCATGCAAAATtttgcacagtgtgagatcaggtgacataggaagaagaacatagaaaagaagagaagatggaggcatctggtgctccctctgcgctaACCTGAAGACCAGGACAACGCGGAACCTAATGGAAGAAAgctcccgacagatagactgctctgcaggattgaaggcaagtgtgattttttgttgTGGCTTACTTTTGGTTTTAATTTCCCACTAATTTATTTGTTTCAACATTGCCTTAATGACATGGATCatggcgaaaaaaaaaaaaaaaaggttgtgattTTTTGGGATCTTGATTTGCACATTCTTCTAAGTACTTTTCTAAGTGAATCTAAGTACTGCCAACAATCAGGTCAGTAGAATAACCAGACCAAGGGGAAGCAGTGTCATGATAGGCCTAAAATAGGGGAGGCACCATGATATGatatccacaattttttttttaaagcaaatcagtAGCTGTTTACTTTCAGTCCCTCTGTCTAAGATTGAAACTAATGTTGGGAGATGTACTGAGCAAGGAAATTAGAGGGACGAAGGGGGTGGGAGGGcgagttgctttttttttttatttcagctgtgTGTGCAATGTGATCATGGACCACTgagctttattattaaaaagccgGTTTTTGCATTATATTGTTTGACTTGAAAAGGAAGTCCTGAGGTCACAGGCCATATGGCCCACCTACCACAAATCCATTACTGGAGCACAAAGGAAGATCTTCTATTGCCAGGTATTCGGGAAAACCTAAAACTTTGCATGTGTTAGCTAAATCGTGACAGATTCAGGGTAAAagctatgaaaaatgttttttttaaagctcaacttcagGTTCAGTCCTAAACCCACTGTTGaggtttttttatatacttacttAGGATTTTAGGCCCATTTATTGGTTCGTCTTACAATATTCTCCAGACGTTGGGTGGTCCTCAGTGATACAGAAAGCTGAGGCAATGTCGGTGCAACTTTCTCCACCATTACCTTTTGTCTGCAAAGAGTCGTGGTAACGCCTAGTACCCAACATCTTGAATTCTCAGGACATCCTCAGTCTTCTGGAATGACCGATACCCACCTTTCCCATGCCTAGAAGACATCTAGCGCCCAAATGGGAATATTGCAATAAGAAATGCGCTTCCacaaggtgaatattgcagccgaagctgtgttatttaattttaaacactggcatgtgcttcttttttaaatattttctcaaaGTTGGGCTTGCAACACATGTAAGCATGGTTTTTTattctgacaggttcactttaaggattATCCAAAAGGAAAAGTGTTTCTATTGTACAGGCAGAACAggttccagctgtcattttttagGGCAGGTTGGGAGACGATAGGAAGGGTCTGTTTGGTTGTAAAAAGCCCAGCAGACGGCCCTCATGGCTGACACTCGCAGCTGTTGCTCGTCAAATGCTGCAATCAGAAGCCGATTATTTGAATAATGTTTATTAAGCAGGCATGCTATTCATACAGCTCATACGTCCggcttttttacataaaagatcCATAACTCGTCCTGATTACTTTCCCAGAACTCAGACTATTGATGAATGCAGATTAACTGGAATTGCAGCTACAGGatcctgtaaaatgtttttacatctgGAACAGAATACCTTTTATTATTGTCACACAAGTGCCTGGCTGTATTTTTCATTAGTAATGAAAGCTCGGGGTAATGTTACACCAGCAAGCGTTTTATCGGCACAAGACGCTGCTAAAGATTCAAGCAAGAAAGCTGATTGCAATGCTTATATACAAGACCTTATGTTTTCTGCTGAAAAGTCAACAATCAGcactaaaaagaaaagtgtgcaTGCTAAAGAATTGCCTGCCAAAAAATCTCATTTTCAGAAGTACAAACTGTACCTGGTGATCATTACATTTTCCTCCTAATaggtttcttttaaacatttttgcatcaaaaaagaAATAGGCCTGTAATGGCCCATTAAAGGGCCACCCCAcctttgtgcttttttaatgatttatttagagCTTGTTGAGCTTactcagatcttttttttttttttttaaagatacttaAAATTTAAAGATCCCCCTGAAATACAGCAGTTCCTGACTTCTCTTCTTGATCACTTAGGGTTTTGAATTTAGGTCtttgctgcaataaaaatctaaaactatACAGGGAAAGTAGACTTCTTCTCAGACAGAGAATCTATCTAACCTGAGACATTAGTTTTTGGTGCACGGACACTAATTCTACATACTCCTTCATACTTCTAAATCTTTCCTTGACCTTCTAGTACAGccgttttcaaactttttaacatggggaaccctagaaataactttgtcttagagaacccctgctataattatatcCACGGCTTAAAGTACTACCAGGTAACAGAGGACGTTATGATCCTGTCATAAGTCTTTCTGCAGGCTGTTTCAGGTATGACATGACAATGCTGTGTCCCTATCTCCCAGTTGTTCTCTTTATTTATCACCCTGTATACATGCTTTGGATGATTCAATACAGATTACATTGCCACGGTCAATATTTATCAGCATCAGCCCCATAAAAAATACTACCAAGTGGCTGCAAAGAAGgttcagaacaaaaaaacattttaatagaacCAAATACTAAATTGCCTTTATTTAAGAGAGAAACAAAAGAATGGATCCGAggtatgtaaaataaacagacaCCTACCTGAGACATGGTTCTCGTGGACTCTGATGACAGGAGACTTATCTGGCTGGTGACTTTCTTCTCCAAGCAGTCCATCTTCTCATATGTCCGTTTCTGTCGTACCACTTCAGGTTGCACAGGTATTTCTCCTTTACCGATGTCTCGGACCTCTATTCCTGGTCTGTACAATGATCTACTGCTGGATGTGACATCATCTCTTGACCCTCGCCCCAGACTGTTTTTTAAGGACTCTTGAAATCGAACCTTGTTACTGTCCGGAGCAATGTTTTCTATCATGTCCGTGTCCAAACTCGCCTTGCTGCCCCTAGAAACTGCAGTCCTGCAGACAACCGATCTCATCTCCGCAATAAGTTTGTCATTCAGTGCATTGAGTTCACTGCTGCTGCCAACTGAACCAGGCCTTATCTGAGCATtgccctgtcttcttccttttctttttctcaagcTAGGAGAAGGGCCAGTAGAGTAACCGGAGTCCTGCTGGCTTACCACCGTAGGGTAGTCTTGAGGAAGGCTGTTCTGCCGATTGTGGTGGGCCTCCATGTTCTTGAGAACATTCGCTTCCAAGACCCTCCAAGAATTCTTAAAACTGTCCTTAAGGGCCAACTGGCCAGGCTGATGTTTAGTTGGAACATCAAGGGAGCCAGTAGGAGAAATAGTCTGTTCTGAAGACTGGTCGACATTGACCATGTGTTTTATGTACTCCCTGCCTGCTGGGCTGTATTCTGTAGCAGAGGGGTTCCTCTTGTGCTTATTTTGATGAAGGCCCGGGTAAGGCAGAAGCTTTGGCGTCTGAGAATGGCCTTGCAGGCTGTTTGTCGGGGACA is part of the Pyxicephalus adspersus chromosome 3, UCB_Pads_2.0, whole genome shotgun sequence genome and encodes:
- the LOC140325670 gene encoding rho GTPase-activating protein 39-like isoform X3 encodes the protein MLVKVNSLRQIPVSSSNSSLQNSIPKNSTNRSSGYAPISPSALPSKPFVDPKQSMQVKKTDNGGFCVVLTKGGTCQTPQRTPTGTLQPSSPRYGSPPPIYDEPSLDSPIYDEPPADMDFESMTVRSLSPPVSPTNSLQGHSQTPKLLPYPGLHQNKHKRNPSATEYSPAGREYIKHMVNVDQSSEQTISPTGSLDVPTKHQPGQLALKDSFKNSWRVLEANVLKNMEAHHNRQNSLPQDYPTVVSQQDSGYSTGPSPSLRKRKGRRQGNAQIRPGSVGSSSELNALNDKLIAEMRSVVCRTAVSRGSKASLDTDMIENIAPDSNKVRFQESLKNSLGRGSRDDVTSSSRSLYRPGIEVRDIGKGEIPVQPEVVRQKRTYEKMDCLEKKVTSQISLLSSESTRTMSQSGTLEANPSCENRGQGPFGSNYQFPYTTLRKPLSQTSMVDWASKNLNMHTQGIFRRRISISNMLSWNGGSIKKPMLITSNRVIKKEACEMFKLVQIYMGDRQARTDRNEVALVLVTKCWTLQGLRDELYMQLVRQTTNNMSYKSLSLGWELIAISLGFFSPSPKFQSYLEGYIYRHLEDASDQNILQRIQEAEELKSKKHSKSRKKRKQNVEEEEGLPISTYAKYCYRKLQKVAITGGKKGLRKPTLEEIEQARDAILTPSLFGSSLEEIMERQKSVYPERCLPWVQTQLSQQVLALGGERTEGIFRVPGDIDEVNALKLQVEQWRIPESLSDPTIPASLLKLWYRELEEPLIPQQFYKQCITNYENPDAAVSVVKQLPELNRLVLCYLIHFLQIFSQPSNVGTTKMDVNNLAMVMAPNCLRCQSDDPRIIFENTRKEMSFIRMLIVHLDTSFVRGLL